Proteins from a single region of Siphonobacter curvatus:
- a CDS encoding ArnT family glycosyltransferase, which produces MSLFSVRVYHYLIFLFIGLILLTFYHRTEHFDDAWFAEQSYWFLKDGKVRSELFRGFLQWEERIYIFHKLFIYTGAFLMGLVGFSVAGSKLISILFGFIAAGLIWKYTERGSREEQGFALLLYLACGTLIKYFCVNRPEIMCMTLGFASYLCLDRPGGRAPYVVWAGVLAGLAALTHLNGLIYLAAGTLWLLIRTDWRKTFVFASIGGLVLSLYLIDALLDQQMDRMVWQFMEDPAMQYTRTLSDKLKMMVNYHQLFFHSHHEAALTAPVLLTVLFGRKHLSLTQPIVLYLTLLVILFWLLTKSTFAFYILLFVPWFVILVATYAPAFIVTRVQQRIARGVVVVYVVIGLITIGEVLYENYTIPYQQTYNEQLTRFMPEKNSKVIAPLSFFFGQMENYQIRSLSYYCSLRDRPPLTLPEFFEMAKQEGVKYIISDDPLNSSYSIPLDTPERMGAYTQVFKDERTVVYQYNP; this is translated from the coding sequence ATGTCTCTGTTTTCAGTACGTGTTTATCATTATCTTATTTTTCTATTCATTGGCTTAATCCTTCTTACCTTTTATCACCGCACGGAACATTTTGATGATGCCTGGTTTGCGGAACAATCATACTGGTTTTTGAAGGATGGAAAAGTTCGTTCCGAGTTATTCCGGGGCTTTTTACAATGGGAAGAACGCATTTATATTTTTCATAAACTCTTCATTTACACCGGAGCCTTTCTAATGGGTTTAGTGGGATTCAGTGTGGCTGGGAGTAAACTTATTAGTATTCTTTTTGGCTTTATCGCGGCGGGTTTAATCTGGAAGTATACGGAACGTGGGTCCCGGGAAGAGCAGGGGTTCGCTTTACTGCTGTATTTGGCTTGTGGTACGCTGATCAAGTATTTCTGCGTAAACCGACCGGAAATTATGTGCATGACGCTGGGTTTTGCCTCTTACCTGTGTCTGGACCGCCCTGGCGGGCGAGCACCCTACGTGGTGTGGGCGGGCGTATTGGCCGGCCTGGCTGCTCTGACGCACCTCAACGGCCTCATCTACCTAGCTGCCGGTACGCTTTGGCTCCTTATCCGTACGGATTGGCGAAAGACGTTCGTTTTTGCGAGCATAGGCGGTTTGGTACTGAGTCTATATCTAATAGATGCTCTGTTGGATCAACAGATGGACCGAATGGTTTGGCAGTTTATGGAAGATCCGGCCATGCAGTACACGCGTACCCTTTCCGACAAATTGAAGATGATGGTCAACTACCATCAACTCTTTTTCCACAGCCATCACGAAGCCGCGTTAACGGCACCCGTATTACTAACCGTTCTATTCGGCCGAAAACATCTTTCCCTGACCCAGCCGATCGTTTTGTACCTGACCTTACTGGTCATTCTTTTTTGGTTATTAACAAAAAGTACGTTTGCTTTTTATATTCTTTTGTTTGTACCCTGGTTCGTTATTCTCGTGGCTACCTACGCCCCGGCATTCATTGTAACCCGAGTTCAACAACGTATCGCCCGAGGTGTTGTAGTCGTTTACGTGGTGATCGGATTGATTACAATCGGTGAAGTTCTGTATGAGAATTATACGATTCCTTATCAACAGACCTACAACGAACAACTGACTCGCTTCATGCCCGAAAAGAACAGTAAGGTGATTGCTCCCCTTAGTTTTTTCTTTGGGCAAATGGAAAATTATCAGATTCGAAGTCTGAGTTATTACTGTTCCTTGCGGGATCGCCCACCTCTTACGTTACCCGAGTTTTTCGAAATGGCTAAACAGGAAGGCGTGAAATACATCATCAGTGATGATCCGTTAAATTCCAGCTATTCTATTCCCCTCGACACCCCCGAACGCATGGGAGCCTATACGCAAGTTTTTAAGGATGAGCGAACGGTTGTTTATCAATACAATCCTTGA
- a CDS encoding aldo/keto reductase, whose product MLKRPIPSTQEMLPVIGLGTWQTFDVPAPTDRLRRTLETMHQTGGTLIDSSPMYGRSEARIGDLTTATAFADSFFYATKVWTTGREQGIRQMEESRQRMQRETIDLMQIHNLTDWQTHLRTLREWKEAKKIRYLGITHYTDSSHETLERILTTEAIDFVQFNYSILSRHAEKRLLSVAADRGVATLINRPLGEGNLFAQVRNQTLPAWASDYAIKSWGQFFLKYIVSHPAVTCVIPGTSDPDHLADNMQAGFGPLPDEATRHKMVDYLRAL is encoded by the coding sequence ATGCTTAAACGCCCCATTCCATCGACGCAGGAAATGCTACCCGTTATTGGCCTGGGTACCTGGCAAACCTTTGACGTGCCCGCTCCCACGGATCGGTTACGACGAACGTTAGAAACGATGCACCAGACAGGAGGTACGCTCATCGACTCATCTCCTATGTATGGTCGTTCGGAAGCCCGAATCGGTGACCTTACAACCGCCACCGCATTCGCCGATTCTTTTTTTTACGCCACGAAAGTCTGGACAACGGGCCGGGAACAGGGCATTCGACAAATGGAAGAATCCAGGCAGCGAATGCAACGAGAAACGATCGACCTCATGCAGATTCATAATCTGACCGACTGGCAAACGCATCTGCGAACGTTACGGGAGTGGAAGGAGGCAAAGAAAATTAGGTATCTAGGAATAACCCATTACACGGATAGCAGTCACGAAACCCTCGAACGTATTCTGACTACGGAAGCCATTGACTTTGTACAGTTTAATTACTCCATTCTATCTCGACACGCTGAAAAACGGCTTTTGTCCGTCGCTGCGGATCGGGGTGTAGCGACCCTGATCAATCGGCCGTTGGGTGAAGGAAATCTCTTCGCCCAGGTACGTAATCAGACGCTCCCCGCCTGGGCTTCCGACTATGCGATAAAAAGTTGGGGACAGTTTTTTCTCAAATACATCGTGTCGCACCCGGCCGTCACTTGCGTCATTCCGGGCACTTCCGATCCAGACCACCTGGCCGATAACATGCAGGCGGGATTCGGCCCTTTACCCGACGAAGCCACCCGACATAAGATGGTGGACTACCTTAGGGCACTCTAA
- a CDS encoding SDR family oxidoreductase: MNANFESSPMTDPREKYPKPPYPEQEQPVPGKTSQMNPKPDHGETSYKGSGKLEGRKAIITGGDSGIGRAVAIAFAREGADVLISYLNEEEDARETAQYIEQAGRKAVLVPGDISEESHCQEIVQKAVAEFGKIDILVNNAAFQMSRESLQEIPSEEWDRTFKTNIYAMFYLCKAAEPHMQPGSTIVNTTSVNAYSPSPTLLAYTATKAAIQNFTSNLAQSIAEKGIRVNCVAPGPIWTPLIPATMPPEKVQKFGEDTPLGRAGQPAELAPIYVLLASEDSSYMSGATVQVTGGRPTI, encoded by the coding sequence ATGAACGCGAATTTTGAATCCAGCCCAATGACTGATCCCAGAGAAAAATACCCGAAACCACCGTATCCAGAGCAAGAGCAACCCGTACCCGGTAAAACTTCCCAAATGAATCCCAAACCCGATCATGGCGAAACTTCGTACAAAGGGTCCGGCAAACTGGAAGGCCGTAAAGCCATCATTACCGGAGGCGATTCCGGCATTGGCCGGGCCGTAGCGATTGCGTTTGCCCGGGAAGGTGCCGACGTACTGATTTCGTACCTCAATGAAGAGGAAGATGCCCGCGAAACGGCTCAATACATCGAACAGGCCGGCCGGAAAGCCGTACTGGTACCGGGCGACATCAGCGAGGAATCCCACTGTCAGGAGATTGTACAAAAAGCCGTTGCCGAATTCGGCAAAATTGATATCCTGGTTAATAACGCCGCCTTTCAGATGTCACGGGAATCTTTGCAGGAAATCCCCAGTGAAGAATGGGACCGGACGTTTAAGACCAACATCTACGCCATGTTTTATCTCTGTAAAGCGGCCGAACCCCACATGCAGCCCGGTAGTACGATTGTGAACACGACCTCGGTTAATGCCTATTCGCCCAGCCCTACGCTACTGGCCTACACGGCTACAAAGGCCGCCATTCAAAACTTCACAAGCAACCTGGCTCAGAGTATTGCTGAAAAGGGAATCCGGGTGAACTGCGTAGCTCCAGGCCCGATCTGGACGCCTTTAATTCCCGCCACCATGCCTCCCGAAAAGGTACAAAAGTTTGGAGAGGATACCCCCCTGGGACGAGCAGGGCAACCCGCCGAGCTGGCTCCAATTTACGTATTACTGGCCTCCGAAGACTCTAGTTACATGTCGGGAGCAACGGTACAGGTGACGGGTGGGCGACCCACGATTTAA
- a CDS encoding alpha/beta hydrolase family protein has translation MLSLQVITRPFRRVVGFLSLSVLFLTSCHKEPVEKVDPFLADSSLVSVYEPSTLALIQSTNDSLEYQPADYTMEVYRLTYRTSLVKGKPILASGIVYLPRQPKAKNYPLLSFQHATAYSPAEAPTGSNLTAPSFSYPLYFATHGYIVVCPDYLGYGQSSQVSHPYEHRETLARASVDMLLATKEFLAAKKRTTNGQVFLAGYSEGGYATLSTQKMIQDDYASEFKLASTSCGSGPYATKAFFQHILTQPTIGKLANYLYVWQTLTYNELYGLNKPISHYFKAPYAEQIRQSMANARTISVSFHEMCTDTFRAEVFDETSGFSQALSTNDLTGWSTQTPLHLLHGDTDEYIPYLNTNKVFESMQKLGSTEAKLTTIPNGYHVPTEVVFMRRTLEWFEKVKTKPVQ, from the coding sequence ATGTTATCTTTACAAGTCATTACTCGTCCTTTTAGGCGGGTTGTTGGTTTCCTGAGTCTATCTGTACTGTTTTTAACATCCTGTCATAAAGAGCCTGTTGAGAAAGTAGATCCTTTCTTAGCGGATAGTTCTTTAGTAAGTGTATACGAACCGTCAACGTTAGCTCTTATTCAATCAACTAACGATTCACTGGAGTATCAGCCGGCTGACTATACGATGGAAGTCTACCGACTTACGTATCGTACCAGTTTAGTCAAAGGTAAGCCCATTCTTGCTTCGGGTATCGTGTACCTGCCTCGTCAGCCTAAAGCAAAAAACTATCCTTTATTAAGTTTCCAGCACGCAACGGCTTATTCGCCTGCCGAAGCTCCGACTGGAAGTAATCTGACGGCTCCGAGTTTTTCCTATCCGCTGTACTTTGCCACGCATGGATACATCGTCGTTTGTCCGGATTACCTGGGGTACGGGCAATCGAGCCAAGTTTCGCATCCCTACGAACACCGCGAAACATTGGCGAGAGCATCGGTGGATATGCTCTTAGCGACGAAAGAATTTTTAGCAGCTAAAAAACGCACGACGAACGGACAGGTTTTTCTGGCTGGTTATTCGGAAGGAGGGTATGCTACTCTTTCAACGCAAAAGATGATTCAGGATGATTATGCTTCTGAATTTAAGCTGGCTAGTACCAGTTGTGGTTCAGGTCCGTACGCAACGAAGGCCTTTTTCCAGCACATCCTGACACAACCTACCATTGGTAAGTTGGCTAATTACCTGTACGTTTGGCAAACCTTGACTTACAACGAGTTATACGGTTTGAACAAACCCATTAGCCACTATTTCAAGGCTCCCTACGCAGAACAAATTCGGCAATCCATGGCAAACGCTCGTACCATTTCGGTAAGTTTTCACGAGATGTGTACGGATACTTTCCGGGCGGAAGTTTTTGACGAAACGTCTGGCTTTTCGCAAGCCCTTAGCACAAACGATTTGACGGGTTGGTCAACGCAGACCCCCTTGCATCTGTTGCATGGCGATACCGATGAGTACATCCCTTACCTGAATACAAACAAGGTATTTGAGTCTATGCAAAAACTAGGATCTACCGAGGCTAAGTTGACAACCATTCCCAATGGCTATCACGTACCTACCGAGGTGGTTTTCATGCGTCGCACACTCGAATGGTTCGAGAAAGTAAAAACGAAACCCGTTCAGTAA
- a CDS encoding SDR family oxidoreductase, translating to MFTTPKILITGATGSVGSILAQQLSQRGISFRALVRSKNEVLAALPGVEVVQGDFNDRASLANALQGIERAFLLTNSSEQAERQQLTFVAEAQRAGVQHIVKLSQLAADLHSPVRFLRYHAVVEQAIRETGLTYTFLRPNLFMQGLLGFRSSIAQQGMFFAAVGDAKISVIDVRDIASVAAAALTSEGHNGKTYTLTGPEALTHSQIAEQLSVALHKPVRFQDVPPEAMREALRSVGFPDWQAEGLVEDYAHYSRNEAALVTNTVSEVTGEAARTFQAFAHEFAPVFEEN from the coding sequence ATGTTCACAACTCCCAAAATTCTCATCACCGGAGCGACGGGTAGTGTCGGTTCGATACTAGCTCAACAACTTTCGCAACGCGGTATTTCGTTTCGAGCTTTGGTTCGTTCTAAAAACGAGGTGCTGGCCGCATTACCGGGGGTAGAAGTAGTCCAGGGCGACTTCAATGATCGGGCAAGTCTGGCCAATGCGTTACAAGGTATCGAACGGGCTTTTTTACTCACTAATTCTTCAGAACAAGCTGAACGACAGCAATTGACTTTTGTAGCCGAAGCACAGCGGGCGGGCGTTCAGCATATAGTAAAACTGTCGCAACTGGCGGCGGACCTACATTCGCCCGTGCGATTTTTGCGGTACCATGCTGTAGTAGAGCAGGCCATCCGGGAAACGGGGTTGACGTATACGTTCCTGCGTCCGAATCTATTCATGCAGGGCTTACTGGGTTTCCGCTCCTCCATTGCTCAGCAGGGAATGTTTTTTGCGGCGGTGGGCGACGCTAAAATCAGCGTGATTGATGTACGCGACATTGCCTCAGTAGCGGCCGCAGCTTTAACGAGTGAAGGGCATAACGGGAAAACGTATACGCTAACTGGTCCAGAAGCGTTGACCCATAGCCAAATAGCCGAGCAACTTTCAGTGGCTCTTCACAAACCCGTACGTTTTCAGGATGTACCACCCGAAGCCATGCGAGAAGCCTTGCGGAGCGTAGGTTTTCCAGATTGGCAAGCCGAAGGTCTCGTGGAAGATTACGCCCACTACAGCCGCAATGAAGCCGCTTTGGTGACGAACACTGTATCGGAAGTGACGGGGGAGGCGGCTCGCACGTTTCAAGCTTTTGCCCACGAATTTGCTCCAGTTTTTGAAGAAAATTGA